TTGCCGGACGCGCCTAGAGTCGTAGTCATGGCAGGTTCCAGGTCGCGGTGGTGGTGGCTGCTGGGAGCCGAACTGGCGGTTTGGGCGGGCAGCTGGCGGATCATGCACCTCGAAGTGCATCGCTGGCATCACCTTGGTCCGACGCTGCGCTTCACCCCGCCGCCGGTGCCGCCCGGCACCCCGCAGCCGCGTCCGGGACTGCCCGTGCGCGGCATGCGGGCGGTCGCCGTCGCCGCGCCTGCGCTGGCCGCCGCGACCGCGGTCCGTCTCTGGCGCCGCACGGATTAGTTCCCGTCCGCCACCCGCTGCGCTCGATCGGCGAGTTCGGTCTTCCGGATCTTCCCGGTCGCCGTCATCGGGAATTCCGTCACGACTTCCACCACCGGCACCTTGTACGGCGCCATCGCCGTCTTCGCCCAAGCGCGCAGCTCGGCCGCCGACACCGGCTCGGTCACGCTCACGAACGCCACCGGCACCTGGCCCCACTCCGGATGCGCGGCAGGCACCACGGCGGCAGTCCGGACCGCGGGATGGCGGGCCAGCAGCAGTTCCACCTCCGCCGGGAACACGCTCATCCCCTTCACCTTGATCAGGTCCTTGTCCCGGCCCAGGTAGTGCAGGCAGCCGTCCTCGTCGAGCCGCCCGTTGTCGCCGGTGTGCAGCCAGCCCTCGACCAGCTGCGCGGCAGTTGCGTCGGGGCGGTTCCAGTAGCCAGTCATCACCGACGGGCTGCGGACCACGATCTCGCCCGCCTCGCCCAGCGGCAGCGGGTCCAGCGTGCCGAAGCGGACGACGGCGATCTCCGTCTCCGGCATCGGCACTCCGCAGAACACCGGTTCCGCCAGGAGGTCCTTGTCCTCGTCCGACATCCCGTACGGCGTCGCGTCGAACGTGTGTGTCTCGGTCATCCCGTACGCCGCCTCGCACAGCATCGAGTGAGCGCCGACCTTTTCCAGCCACGCGGCGCGCACGTCCTGAGTCAGCTTCCGCACGAACGACACGGCCATCGGCATCCTCAGGCTCGACAAGTCACGCTTCGCGAGGCCGGGCAGTTCCAGCAGTTCGAGGTAGTTCTCCACGGTGCCGACCATCGACGTGACGCCGTGCTGTTCGATCGCGGCCAGCGCCGCTTCGGCGTCCCAGCGGCTCATCAGCGCCGACGTCCCGCCGAGCACAAGCGGGTTCAGAATCCCCAGGTCTTCCCCGGCGATCCAGAAGATCGGCAGGTAGCACAGCGGCACATACCCGGTTTCGACCGTATGGCCGGTGGCCGCGGCGGAGGTGGCGGCGGTGTAGAGCATGTGCCGCTGGGTGTGCTGGCAGCCCTTCGGCAGGCCGGTCGTCCCGCCGGTGTAGTTCAGCGCCGCGAGCGCGTCCAGGTCAGCGGGGTGCTCCGGAGCCGGGTCATGCGCGGCCGCTTCCGCCCACGGCGTGCAGTCCAACCCGTCCGGGATCTCCGGCCGGCCACCGGCGGCGGACAGTTCGCCGAGCGCCGTGACGAGGACTCGCCGCACCTGCGTTTCCGGCAGCGCCGAAGCGACCACCGGCAGCACGGAGTCCGCCGCGACCAGCACACTCGCCCCGCTGTCGGCCAGTTCGTAGACCAGCTCCGCGTGCTGGAACATCGGGTTCACCGGCACGTGCACCGCACCGAGCCGCAGGATCGCGAGCATCGCCACCGTGAACTGCGGACAGTTCGGCAGGTCCACCGCGACCCGGTCGCCCGGCCGTACGCCCACGGCGGCAAGCCATCCCGCTACGCGCGCGACCAGGCCGGCGAGTTCACGGTAGGCGATCGCCCGGCCTTCGTAGACGATCGCGGCCTGCTCGGGCCGCACCCGCGCCCAGTGGTCGAGGTGCCCGGGCAAGCTCAGTTCCCCGAGCGGCAGCACGACGTGGTCCGGGGTGTTCGCGGGCCGCACCCGCGCCTGCCGGGCGCGGACGTCGTCGAGGTAGGTCTCGAGGTCCATGTCGGTCTCCTTCGTCACCAGGTGTCGATGCGCTTGCGCGGGCCGGCGGGGCGGTCGCCCGGCAGCGCGCGGGTGATCCACCTGCGGGTGTCGGCCGGGTCGATCACGTCGTCCATTTCGAACACCGCCGCCGCGGCGAGCGCCTTGCCGCGCTGATAGCTCTCGGCGAGCAGCCGGTCGAATTCGCGCTGTTTCTCGCCGTGGTCGGCGATCGCGTCGAGTTCGCGGCGGTAGCCGAGACGCACCGCGCCCTCCAGGCCCATCCCGCCGACTTCACCGCTCGGCCACGCGACCATCGCCGCCGGCACCCGGAACCCGCCGCCGACCATCGCCATCGCGCCGAGCCCGTACGCCTTGCGCAGCACGACTCCCACCATCGGCACGTCCAGATGACCGCCCGCGACGAACATCCGGCCGAACTTGCGCACCGTCGCGGTCCGCTCGGCGTCCGGGCCGACCATGAACCCCGGAGTGTCGACCAGCGAAACCACCGGCAAGCCATGCGCGTCGCACAGCTGCAGGAACCGGGCGGTCTTGTCCGCGGCGTCGGCGTCGATCGCGCCGCCGAGATGGCGGGGGTTGTTCGCGATCAGGCCCATCGGACGGCCTTCGATGCGCACCAGCGCGGTCACGACCCCCGCGCCGAATCCGCGGCGCAGCTCCAGCACCGAATCGTCGTCGGCGAGCAGTTCGATCGCGCGCCGCACGTCGTAGACGCGGACGCGGTTCTCCGGCACCACGTGCCGCAGCCGTCGCTGGTCCGGTGCCGTCCACTCGCGACGGTCGCCCTGGAAGTAGGACAGGTAGCGGCGCGCCAGGTCCACCGCCTCGGCCTCGTCGGCGGCGACCAGGTCCAGCACCCCGTTCGGTTCCTGCACCGAAACCGGGCCGACCTCCTCTGGCCGGAACACGCCGAGGCCGCCGCCTTCGATCATCGCCGGACCGCCCATGCCGATCGTGGCGTCCGCGGTCGCGATCACGACGTCGCAGACGCCCAGCAGGGCGGCGTTCCCGGCGAAGCACCGGCCGGCCGCGATGCCGACCGTCGGCACCAGCCCGTTGAGCCGGCCCATCGCCGCGAAGGTGTCGAGATCGAGCCCGCCGGCGGTGACCACGTCGGTGTCGCCCGGCCGCCCGCCGCCGCCCTCGGCGAACAGGACGACCGGAAGCTGCTGGCGTGCAGCGAGATCCAGCATCCGGTCGGTCTTCTCGTGGTTCATGAAGCCCTGCGTGCCGGCCAGCACCGTGTAGTCGTAGGACAGCACGACGCACCGTCCGTCGCCGGCGTGCTCGGCGTTGACGGTGCCGATGCCGGTGACCATGCCGTCGGCCGGGGTGTTGGCGATCAGGTCCTCTTCCGTCCGGCGCTGGCGCTGCGCGGCGATCACCAGCGCGCCGTACTCCAGGAAGCTGCCGTCGTCGCACAGATCCGCGATGTTCTCCCGCGCGGTGCGATGGCCGCTCCGGCGGCGCTTGGCGACAGCTTCCGGCCGTGCCTCGTCGAGGCCGATCCGGTGCCGCTGCACCACTTCTTCGAGGTCCGGGCGCACTTCCTCGGGGTCTGGCTCGGCCCGCCCGGCGTTTCCCTCGCCCGGATCGGCGTCCGGGATCAGGTCGACGAGCGACTGCCCAGCCCGCGCGAGGTCGCCGACACCGATCCGGACCGCCCGCACCTCGCCGGGGTACGGCGCGGCGAGGACATGCTCCATCTTCATCGCTTCCAGCACGACCACCGGATCCCCGGCCGCCACCCGGGCACCCGGGTCGGCCACGAACACCACCGTGCCGGCGAAATCCGCCGCCAGCCCGGCACCGTCCGCGGCGGCCGGGGCGGGCACCGGGACCAGTTCCGCGAGATGTTCGTCCACAAAGGACGTCGTTGCCCGGCCCTGCCGGACTTCTTCGCGGGCGAGCAGTTCCCGCAGGAATTCCACGTTCGTCCGCAGGCCCTCGACACGCACCTCGGCCACTGCCGACCGAGCGGCGTCGAGCGCCGCCGCCAGCTCGGCGGACGGAACGTGCGTAATGATCTTCGCCAGCAACGAGTCGTAGACCGTGGTCACGACCTCACCGGCGTGCGCGGCCGTGTCGACCCGCACGCCCGGACCGCCCGGCAGGTCCAGCGCTTCGATCCGGCCGGCCGTCGCGTGCGCGGCTCCGTCCGGGCGCAGCTCTTCCGCGTTGACGCGGCACTGCACCGCTGTCCCTTGTGCCGGCGGGATCGCGTCCTGAGCCAGCCCGAGTTCGGCCAGCGTCGCGCCGGCCGCGATCCGCAACTGTGCGGCGACCAGGTCCAGCCCGGTCACCGCTTCGGTGACGGTGTGCTCGACCTGGATCCGCGGATTCGCTTCCAGGAACGCGAACCGCGCCGGATCGTCCGCGTCGACCAGGAACTCCACCGTGCACAACCCGCGATAGGAAACCGCGGCCGTCATCCGGACCGCGGCGTCGCGCAACCGCTCGCGGCACGCCTCGGGCACCGTCCGCGCGGGCGCGACCTCGACCACCTTCTGCTGCCGCCGCTGCAGGCTGCATTCCCGGTCCCAGACGTGACTGACCGCTCCGGTGCCGTCGCCGACAATCTGCACCTCGACGTGCCTCGCCCGCGAGACCAGTTCTTCCACGAAGACGGTGTCGTCGCCGAACGCCCGCAACGCCTCCGACCGGCACCGTTCGATCGCGCCCGCCAGGTTCGCCGGGTCGAGCACTCGCCGCATCCCGCGTCCGCCGCCGCCCGCGACCGCCTTCACCATCACGCCCCGCCCCGGGCCGAGGCCGGCCAGGAACTCGCTCGCCGCGTCGACGTCGGCGCAGGCTCGCAGGACCGGCACGCCGAGCTTCTCGGCCAGCTGCCGCGCGCCGCCTTTGTCACCGAACGTCCGCAGTACTGCTGCTTCCGGCCCGACGAACCGGATCCCGCGCGCCTCGCACCCGTCCGCCAGCGCCGCGCTTTCGGACAGGAAGCCGTACCCGGGATGCAGCAGCTCGCATCCGGCGCGTTCCGCCGCCGCGACGAGCTGGTCCGCGTCCAGGTACGGCCGTTCCCCTGCGAGCACCACCACCTCGTCGGCCAGCCGGTGCACCGGGCCGTCGGCTTCTTCGGCGGCCTTCACGGCGACCGCGCGCCAGCCGAGGGCGCGTGCGGCGCGCAGGACGCGGAGGGCGATCTCGCCACGGTTGGCGATGAGAACGGAAGGCAAGGCGTGCTCCTCGGGGAACGGGACGTGCCCTCATCGTGCTTTGACATTGACGTCAACGTCAATAGGTATGCTCCGGGGATGGCATCCGGAACCTGGGCGGTGCGCGAGAAGCTCGACCGTGCCGACAGCGCGACGCGGCACGCGCTGCTTGCCGCCGCGCGCCGCGTGTTCGAGACGAAAGGGTTCGCGCTGACCACCATCGCGGACATCGCCCGCGAGGCCGGCGTCGGGCGAGCGACCTTCTACGTGTACTTCGCGGACAAGGAAGAGGTCTTCGCGCACCTGGCGCGCCAGGTACGCGACCAGCTGGTCGAAGCCCAGGAGCTGAGCGGTCTCGACCCGGACGACCCGTGGGCGGTGGCCGCCGCGACCACCGCCGCGTACCTCGACGCGTACGCGGAGAACCTGTCCTTCCTGACCGTCCTGGACCACCAGGCGATCGCCGACCCCGCGATGGCGGAGCTCCGCGAGGAGATCCACGAACTGCCCACCAAGCGCGGCGGCCGCTACATCCGGCGGCTCGCCGAGCGCGGGCTGGCCGACCCCGCCGCCGACCCGGAAATCGTTTCGCTGGGCGGCGGCGGCCTGGTCGCCGTTCTCGCGCCGGTGCTGGCCCGGCATCCGGAACGCCGGGAGCAACTGCTCGCCGACCTGACGCAGATGTACCTGCGGCTGCTAGGAGTTCCGCCGAAGCCGTGACACCTCGGCCCGGCCGGCCCGCCTGGTACCGTCGGAACGTGATCTTGCTGCCCGGACAGCACGGCGGAGACGAACCGGCACCCGGCGCGAACCCCGGCAGCCGCCGCGCCCTCGTCGACCGGCGCAGGCTGCTCTTCGGGCTCCTTCCGGCCGCCGCCCTGCTGGCCGCTTGCACTCCCCCGGACAACCCAGCACCTGCCCGGCCGCAGGCCCGGACCACCGGTAAGCCGCTGGCGCTGATCTACAACGGACCGCAGGGCTGCACCGACTGCGCCCCGACCATGGCGGAGGTGTTGCACACGGCGCCGCAACCATTCGAAGTCGCCTATGTGGGGCCGGGCACTGGCACTCCGCTGACCGCGTCCGCATTGGCGCCGGCGCAGTTGTACGTCCAGCCTGGCGGCGGAGCCGACCTGGACGCGACGTGGCGCGATCTGAAGGGTTCCGCCAAGGCGCTCCGCGACTGGGTGCACGGCGGAGGCTGCTATCTGGGCCTGTGCTTCGGGGGCTATCTCGCCGGCCGCAACCCGGGATTCGAGCTGCTGCCCGGCGACACCCGGGGGTACACCGACACGCCGGACGCGACCGTCCTGGACGCACGCGACACGGTCGTGCCGGTGACCTGGAAAGGCAAGCCACGGCACATGTATTTCCAGGACGGGCCGGCGTTTCTGCTCGACGACGGCGCGGACGCGACCGTCCTCGCGACTTATCCCAACGGGACCGCCGCCGCGGTCGTCGCGCCCTACGGCAAGGGGCGGGCAGGCGTCTGCGGACCGCATCCGGAGGCCGACGAATCCTGGTATGCGGACGAAGACCTCACCAACCCGGACGGGGTCCGGCTCGATCTGGCGTATGAACTGATCGACGCGACGCTCGGCCGTACCGCTCGCTGACCGACGCCGTCGTATCCAACTGCGGTCGTCGATGTTCAGGCGGCGAGCCGGTCAGCGATCCGGCGCATCGAACAGCAGTTGTGCTACTTCGCCGAAGAGCCGAGGCGGAACCGCAGGATGCTGTCGATGCCCCGCAGGAACGTTTCGCCGACCTGGGCCGGGTCGGCGAGACAGCCCGACGCCATCGCGCCGTCGCGCAGCAGCACGAAATGCCGGCCGGCCGGCTCCGGCGAAGTCTCGCCGGCCTTCGCGAGCAGGTCCGTGATCGTGCGGAGGAACCATTCCCGGTGTGCCAGAACGGCTTTGTGCACCGGATGGGCCGGGTCCGGATACTCCGCCGCCGCGTTGAGGAACGCGCAGCCGCGGAAATGCGCGGACTGGATGCTCTCCGCGATCGACGCGGCGATCGCGCGCAGCGCGTCCTCCGCCGGCAGGTCTCCGGCCAGGATCTTCTCGATGCCCGCGCGCTCCATCTCGGAGACGCCGCGCAGATACGCGACGACCAGGTCTTCCTTGCCCGGGAAATGCCGGTACAGGGTGGCACGGGTGACCTTCGCTTCCGCCACGAGCCGGTCGATCCCCACCGAATGCAGGCCCTCGGCATAGAAGATCCGGGTCGCTGTCGAGAGCAGCCTCGCCCGCGCCTGCGACACCTGGCCCTTGGCCTTCTGCACCATGCCGGCCACGCTAGCAAAGAGAACGGCCCGTCTCGCGGACCAGAAGTACCCCGAGTTCGGCAAACGCCACCCAGGCGGCCGCGATTGTCGGCAGAATCGGAGCCGCCCCCGACGCCTGAGCCCGGAGAAGCGAGGCACCCCAGTGAACGCACGCAACAAGACAGCTCGTGGCATCGCGGTTGCCGCGCTGACCGTCGCCGCCACCGTCACCTTGACCGCCGCTCCGGCCATCGCCGCGCCTGCCTCGGCGCTGTACGCGCCCGCCGCGAGCCATGCCATCGGCAGGCTCGGCCCGCTGGTCGGACTCGTCGTCGAGCGGCTGCAAGTCAGCGACGACGTGGCTGCCGCGAAGTTCGGCACCGGGTCGCCGATCGACGACCCGGCTCGCGAACAGCAGGTGCTCGACCAGGTGCGCAAGCAGGCCACCGCACTCGGGCTCGATCCGGACGCGGCGGCGGCCTTCTTCCGAGACCAGATCACCGCGAGCAAGACGGTGCAGCGGGGCCTGTTCGCCCGCTGGACCGCGCACCCGGACCAGGCCCCGACCACCCGCCCCGACCTGGGCCAGATCCGGATCCGGCTGGACCGGTTGACCACCGAACTGCTGGCGCAGCTCAAGTCCACCGCCCGCTTCCGCGCCGAGCCGATCGGGTGCACCGTCCAGCTGGCGCTGGCGGCCGGTTCGGCGACGGTGCTGGACCGGCTGGACGGGCTGCACCGCCGGGCACTCGGCACCGCGGTGCATTCGGTGTGCGCCCGCCGGTAGCGCGAACGCCCTCGAGGGCGGGATGTCAGCTGTCGAACGGAGACCACGGCAAGACTTTGCCGAACCGGACCAGTTCGCCGTAGTGCGCCGGGTCGACCGGGTTCAGTGCCAGATCCGCCAGCGGGACCGCGGCCTGCGCGGGCGTCTGCGCGGTGCTGACGTCCCACCAGAGCGCCGAGGTCGGCGTGTTGATCATTCCCGGGCAGACCGCCGCCAGCAGGATGCCGCGGCGCTCGTCCTCCGCCCGGCGCTCGGACGCGAGCGCCCGAACGGCCGAGACCTGGGCGATCTTCGACGGGATGTTGACGAACCCGGGCCACGCGCCGGAACGGGCGCTGCCGTCGCGGACCGCGTCGCGCCAGGCGGACACCTGCTCGTCCACTTCGTCCAGAGAGGACAGTGCGGCGAATCGGTCGTGCAGCACCGGGGCCAGGTGGTGCAGCCGGCCGAGGCTGCTGGCGACCACGATCAGCCGGCCGTCGTCGCGCAGCAGCGGGGCGAACGCACGCAGCACCCGAGTGGTGCCGAAGTTGTTCACCTCGGTGTACGCCTCGACGATCTCGCGCGGGTCGTCGTCGGGGCCGACTCGCATCACGGCGTTGTTGAACACGATGTCGACGCCGCCGTGCCGTTCGCACAGCAGTTCGGCGAATCGCGCCGCCGCGTCCGGCACCGAGACATCGAACACCTCGCCGCGCACTCGCGCGCCGCCGGCAGGCAGTGTTTCGACGGCCTGCTGCACGCGGCCGGAATCCCGGCCGGTGAGGTACACCGTGTCCTCCGCGTTCATTCGTTGCGCCAGACCTTCGACCAAAGCGAGGCCGAGCCCTTGGGTCGCTCCGGTGACCACGGCGACCTTCATGCTCCCGCCGCCAGCTTCGGTGCGACGCGAATCCCGGTGGCGACGAGCGTGGACGAACCGCCGGTGACTACCGCGCGGCGGCCGGAAAGGTCAATGCCGGCAACGACTTCGGCGGCAGTACCGGCGAGGCCGAACGGTGGCTGGAACAGTGTCATGTCTCCACGGTAAGCAGCTTTCGCTCATGTAGACAGCGAAAAATTCTCAACCGTGGTATGCGTAAACGTCATGGCCTTCACCGACGCGTCACTGGTCGCTCTCCGGGTGTTCCGGGAGGTCGCCGAACGCGGCACGCTCACCGCGGCGGCCACCGCGCTCGGGTACACGCAGTCCGCGGTGTCCCGGCAGATCGCCTCGCTCGAACGGGCAGCCGGTGCGGCACTGCTCGAACGGCGCCACGACGGCGTCCGGCTGACCGCGGCAGGCCGGATAGTGCTGCGCCGCGCCGCCGACGTCATCGACCAGATCGACGCCACCGCGCGTGAACTGGCTGGCTTGCCGGAGGAATCCGGCCACGTCCGGCTCGGCTGGTTCGCCACCGCCGGCGCGGTCATCGTCCCCCGCGCGCTGGCGCTGCTCCGGGAAACGCACCCGGCGATCGTCGTGACCAGCCGCGAAGGCAGCAGCCCGGCTCTGGTGCGCGCGCTGCGGGCCGGGACGATCGACCTCGCCGTGCTCGCCGCCGCTCCCCCGTACCGGCCGCTGGACACCGAAACCCCGGAACTGCGGGTGCAGGTGCTCACCGAGCGCAGCCTGCACGTCGCGGTGCCGGCGACTCATCCGCTAGCCCGCGGCGAATACCTCGACGTCGCGGACCTGCACGGGCAGCGCTGGATCGCAGGAGCCGCGCAAGAACTTCAGATGGGGGCGTGGCCGGGCCTCGCCGAACGGCCGGTGATCGCCCACACCGCCCGCGACTGGCTCGCGAAACTCCAGCTTGTCGCGGCGGGCTGCGGGATCACGACGGTCTCGCGGCTGCTCGCCTCGGTCGCCCCGCCCGGGGTGCGGATCCTCCCGGTCCGCGGCGGACCGTCGGAGCAGCGCCGGGTCCTGCTCGCTCGGCTGCCGCAGCCGATGCCGGACGCGGTCGCCCGCGTCGCGGCGGCGGTTCGGGAGGCGGCGCTGGAGGCCGGCGGAGCCCGGTGAACCGCTGGGGCCCCTGGCTCCGGCGGCTGTTGTTGTCGCGGACCGGCGTCGCACCAAGCGAAACCGCTCTCAGACGAGGGCGGCGGCCAGGCAGACGAACGCGGCCACAATGACGGCAACGCGGGCGTAGTGGTAGCGGTCCCAGCGGCTCATCTGCTCTTTCCAGTCCGCCGGCCGGGTCTGCGCGGTCCACTTCTTGCCCTGATTGTTGATCGGGACCAG
This sequence is a window from Amycolatopsis benzoatilytica AK 16/65. Protein-coding genes within it:
- a CDS encoding acetyl-CoA carboxylase family protein; amino-acid sequence: MPSVLIANRGEIALRVLRAARALGWRAVAVKAAEEADGPVHRLADEVVVLAGERPYLDADQLVAAAERAGCELLHPGYGFLSESAALADGCEARGIRFVGPEAAVLRTFGDKGGARQLAEKLGVPVLRACADVDAASEFLAGLGPGRGVMVKAVAGGGGRGMRRVLDPANLAGAIERCRSEALRAFGDDTVFVEELVSRARHVEVQIVGDGTGAVSHVWDRECSLQRRQQKVVEVAPARTVPEACRERLRDAAVRMTAAVSYRGLCTVEFLVDADDPARFAFLEANPRIQVEHTVTEAVTGLDLVAAQLRIAAGATLAELGLAQDAIPPAQGTAVQCRVNAEELRPDGAAHATAGRIEALDLPGGPGVRVDTAAHAGEVVTTVYDSLLAKIITHVPSAELAAALDAARSAVAEVRVEGLRTNVEFLRELLAREEVRQGRATTSFVDEHLAELVPVPAPAAADGAGLAADFAGTVVFVADPGARVAAGDPVVVLEAMKMEHVLAAPYPGEVRAVRIGVGDLARAGQSLVDLIPDADPGEGNAGRAEPDPEEVRPDLEEVVQRHRIGLDEARPEAVAKRRRSGHRTARENIADLCDDGSFLEYGALVIAAQRQRRTEEDLIANTPADGMVTGIGTVNAEHAGDGRCVVLSYDYTVLAGTQGFMNHEKTDRMLDLAARQQLPVVLFAEGGGGRPGDTDVVTAGGLDLDTFAAMGRLNGLVPTVGIAAGRCFAGNAALLGVCDVVIATADATIGMGGPAMIEGGGLGVFRPEEVGPVSVQEPNGVLDLVAADEAEAVDLARRYLSYFQGDRREWTAPDQRRLRHVVPENRVRVYDVRRAIELLADDDSVLELRRGFGAGVVTALVRIEGRPMGLIANNPRHLGGAIDADAADKTARFLQLCDAHGLPVVSLVDTPGFMVGPDAERTATVRKFGRMFVAGGHLDVPMVGVVLRKAYGLGAMAMVGGGFRVPAAMVAWPSGEVGGMGLEGAVRLGYRRELDAIADHGEKQREFDRLLAESYQRGKALAAAAVFEMDDVIDPADTRRWITRALPGDRPAGPRKRIDTW
- a CDS encoding chorismate mutase gives rise to the protein MNARNKTARGIAVAALTVAATVTLTAAPAIAAPASALYAPAASHAIGRLGPLVGLVVERLQVSDDVAAAKFGTGSPIDDPAREQQVLDQVRKQATALGLDPDAAAAFFRDQITASKTVQRGLFARWTAHPDQAPTTRPDLGQIRIRLDRLTTELLAQLKSTARFRAEPIGCTVQLALAAGSATVLDRLDGLHRRALGTAVHSVCARR
- a CDS encoding TetR/AcrR family transcriptional regulator encodes the protein MVQKAKGQVSQARARLLSTATRIFYAEGLHSVGIDRLVAEAKVTRATLYRHFPGKEDLVVAYLRGVSEMERAGIEKILAGDLPAEDALRAIAASIAESIQSAHFRGCAFLNAAAEYPDPAHPVHKAVLAHREWFLRTITDLLAKAGETSPEPAGRHFVLLRDGAMASGCLADPAQVGETFLRGIDSILRFRLGSSAK
- a CDS encoding LysR family transcriptional regulator, producing the protein MAFTDASLVALRVFREVAERGTLTAAATALGYTQSAVSRQIASLERAAGAALLERRHDGVRLTAAGRIVLRRAADVIDQIDATARELAGLPEESGHVRLGWFATAGAVIVPRALALLRETHPAIVVTSREGSSPALVRALRAGTIDLAVLAAAPPYRPLDTETPELRVQVLTERSLHVAVPATHPLARGEYLDVADLHGQRWIAGAAQELQMGAWPGLAERPVIAHTARDWLAKLQLVAAGCGITTVSRLLASVAPPGVRILPVRGGPSEQRRVLLARLPQPMPDAVARVAAAVREAALEAGGAR
- a CDS encoding TetR/AcrR family transcriptional regulator, yielding MASGTWAVREKLDRADSATRHALLAAARRVFETKGFALTTIADIAREAGVGRATFYVYFADKEEVFAHLARQVRDQLVEAQELSGLDPDDPWAVAAATTAAYLDAYAENLSFLTVLDHQAIADPAMAELREEIHELPTKRGGRYIRRLAERGLADPAADPEIVSLGGGGLVAVLAPVLARHPERREQLLADLTQMYLRLLGVPPKP
- a CDS encoding BPL-N domain-containing protein, coding for MILLPGQHGGDEPAPGANPGSRRALVDRRRLLFGLLPAAALLAACTPPDNPAPARPQARTTGKPLALIYNGPQGCTDCAPTMAEVLHTAPQPFEVAYVGPGTGTPLTASALAPAQLYVQPGGGADLDATWRDLKGSAKALRDWVHGGGCYLGLCFGGYLAGRNPGFELLPGDTRGYTDTPDATVLDARDTVVPVTWKGKPRHMYFQDGPAFLLDDGADATVLATYPNGTAAAVVAPYGKGRAGVCGPHPEADESWYADEDLTNPDGVRLDLAYELIDATLGRTAR
- a CDS encoding AMP-binding protein, whose protein sequence is MDLETYLDDVRARQARVRPANTPDHVVLPLGELSLPGHLDHWARVRPEQAAIVYEGRAIAYRELAGLVARVAGWLAAVGVRPGDRVAVDLPNCPQFTVAMLAILRLGAVHVPVNPMFQHAELVYELADSGASVLVAADSVLPVVASALPETQVRRVLVTALGELSAAGGRPEIPDGLDCTPWAEAAAHDPAPEHPADLDALAALNYTGGTTGLPKGCQHTQRHMLYTAATSAAATGHTVETGYVPLCYLPIFWIAGEDLGILNPLVLGGTSALMSRWDAEAALAAIEQHGVTSMVGTVENYLELLELPGLAKRDLSSLRMPMAVSFVRKLTQDVRAAWLEKVGAHSMLCEAAYGMTETHTFDATPYGMSDEDKDLLAEPVFCGVPMPETEIAVVRFGTLDPLPLGEAGEIVVRSPSVMTGYWNRPDATAAQLVEGWLHTGDNGRLDEDGCLHYLGRDKDLIKVKGMSVFPAEVELLLARHPAVRTAAVVPAAHPEWGQVPVAFVSVTEPVSAAELRAWAKTAMAPYKVPVVEVVTEFPMTATGKIRKTELADRAQRVADGN
- a CDS encoding SDR family NAD(P)-dependent oxidoreductase, which gives rise to MKVAVVTGATQGLGLALVEGLAQRMNAEDTVYLTGRDSGRVQQAVETLPAGGARVRGEVFDVSVPDAAARFAELLCERHGGVDIVFNNAVMRVGPDDDPREIVEAYTEVNNFGTTRVLRAFAPLLRDDGRLIVVASSLGRLHHLAPVLHDRFAALSSLDEVDEQVSAWRDAVRDGSARSGAWPGFVNIPSKIAQVSAVRALASERRAEDERRGILLAAVCPGMINTPTSALWWDVSTAQTPAQAAVPLADLALNPVDPAHYGELVRFGKVLPWSPFDS